The Meriones unguiculatus strain TT.TT164.6M chromosome 1, Bangor_MerUng_6.1, whole genome shotgun sequence genome has a segment encoding these proteins:
- the LOC110562420 gene encoding histone H3.3A-like → MAPTKQPASKSTGGKAPRKQLATKAARKSAPSTGGVKTSHRDRPGTVALRETRRYQKSTELLICKFPFQRLVREIAQDFKTDLRFQSAAIGALQEASEAYLVGLFEDTNLCAIHAKRVTIMPKDTQLARRIHGECA, encoded by the coding sequence ATGGCTCCTACAAAGCAGCCTGCCAGCAAATCCACCGGTGGTAAAGCACCCAGGAAACAACTGGCAACAAAAGCCGCTCGCAAGAGTGCGCCCTCTACTGGAGGGGTGAAGACATCTCATCGTGACAGGCCCGGTACTGTGGCACTCCGTGAAACCAGACGCTATCAGAAGTCCACTGAACTTCTCATTTGCAAGTTCCCCTTCCAGCGTCTGGTGCGAGAAATTGCTCAGGACTTCAAAACAGATCTGCGCTTCCAGAGTGCAGCTATTGGTGCTTTGCAGGAGGCAAGTGAGGCCTATCTGGTTGGCCTTTTTGAAGATACCAACCTGTGTGCTATCCATGCCAAACGTGTAACAATTATGCCAAAAGATACCCAGCTAGCACGCCGCATACACGGAGAATGTGCTTAA